In Gossypium arboreum isolate Shixiya-1 chromosome 6, ASM2569848v2, whole genome shotgun sequence, the following are encoded in one genomic region:
- the LOC108484832 gene encoding uncharacterized protein LOC108484832, producing MLRVLERVAGASTGLVGRRSISKRLRSNGAEIFKGVSCVAEYWLEATERIMDDLDGIVEQKLKGAVLLLQDEAYQWWLTVREGTQADRLTWDFFKATFQGKYVGASYVDTRRKEFLNLTQGNKTVAEYEAEFLRPSRYACWIVATEYECCVLFKDGLPDELHVMIASQRERDFMTLVEKAKITEDVKPSERQNREKDRGRNKRDFGPSSYFGGPM from the coding sequence ATGTTACGGGTTCttgaaagggttgctggagcaaGTACGGGATTAGTGGGCCGAAGGTCAATTTCTAAGCGACTCCGATCTAATGGAGCAGAAATCTTTAAGGGTGTTTCTTGTGTAgcagaatattggttagaggctacTGAGCGAATAATGGATGACCTTGATGGTATTGTGGAACAAAAGTTAAAAGGGGCAGTGCTTTTACTGCAAGAtgaggcctaccaatggtggcttACTGTAAGAGAAGGTACGCAGGCTGACCGTTTGACATGGGACTTTTTCAAGGCGACCTTTCAAGGTAAGTATGTGGGCGCAAGTTATGTGGACACccgaaggaaggaatttctaaacTTGACCCAGGGGAATAAGACAGTGGCAgagtatgaggcggagtttctgcGGCCGAGTCGGTATGCTTGCTGGATAGTCGCAACTGAGTATGAATGTTGTGTGCTTTTCAAAGATGGCCTTCCAGATGAGTTGCATGTGATGATAGCctcgcagagggagcgagactttaTGACTCTTGTTGAGAAGGCAAAAATTACCGAGGATGTAAAGCCCTCAGAACGCCAGAATCGTGAAAAAGACCGAGGCAGAAATAAGAGGGATTTTGGGCCCTCAAGTTATTTTGGAGggcctatgtaa